From the Onychostoma macrolepis isolate SWU-2019 chromosome 13, ASM1243209v1, whole genome shotgun sequence genome, the window ACACTTACTTGTTCTTTGAGTAGCAGAGCCATGCGGTCGCACATTTGATTGCCGTCAATGGATGTGAGAGCGATGTAGAGGAAGAGCCCATAGAGCACAGGCTTAGGAATCCACTGCAGGGGCACCGGCAGCAGAAACAAGCTCACACCTATCAGGATGTTAGCCACGAGCGAGGTCACCCGCGTCTCCTTCACACTCACTATactacacacacgcacacgtacacacacagaGGGTCATTTAAAACCAAGCACAGAGTGCCAATAGCTACTAGAATGACGTTTGTGCTTCACAGATTGATTGCGAGTGTAATTGTTTGTGGTGTGTGCTCACGTCTCGTAGAGGTGTCCTCCCTCCACCCTTTCCTCCACGATGGCTAGCTGTCTGACGTGTAGAGTGGAGTGTGGGAACGCTGCATGCATCCACGGCAAGCCCAGCACAGAcatcaaaatattaatcaaGCCAGACAGAGTCAGGTCCCAGTGATACGCCGTGCCCTTCAGTAACCtgtggcacacacacacagtcacgaCTCAACAGTGTTCAACAGCGATGCCCTACCAAGACCAATGCACAATCTGACCAAGTGTCCTATTCAGGTTTAAAGCGTCCAGTTTCTAGCGATGTTTAATATGCAGCTAGGTAGAGCAGGACCAATGAGCTTTCACTGTGAATTGGGCTTCACGTTGTCATGCAATAACCTactgttcaaacgtttggggtctgtaccttttttttaattgattcaaATTAATAATGCTATTTGGCAAGGATgcaactgatcaaaagtgacagcaaagacatttataaaatcaaaaaagattgatttttaataaatgctgttcttttacaATTTATGTTCATCAAagtatgattatttttttattttgtttttttgtgagcaccaaatcagcagaTTAGAATGATTATATGATCACATTATATGATCAAAGTTAGGGGGTCAAATTAAACACTTCCCTTCCATTTTAAGTTTTCCTTCACCAACTTGCTTAGCCTTCATTATGGTAATGAtaatttgcataaatattaacCATGTTGTGTTGCTCATTTGTTGCTCTTTGAAAATAAATGGGCAGCTTGTCGCTTTATCACATTGTGCCTGGTTAGGTTCAtgtttagttcattttaatctGTAGTTTTCTGTAATGAAGCCACTTGTATGAGTGGGATAGGATCTCAAAACACAAGTTTAGCTGAAACTAATTTGAAAAGACATGAACCTGTTTTCGGGTGCATTGGTGAGAGAAACGACGATGTTCTGGTCGATGAAGATGAGGAGAAACAGGAGGAAGCCCAGACCCATTGCACTCAGAACACTCGCTCCACTCAGCTTATCCAGCGGGGCTATTTGAAACACCGGACCTTCATGGAAGTTAAACACCGGCACTGGAAGAGAGCAAATAACAGAGTGAACCTCAGATCACAACCCATTGCAGACCCTCTGACACAAACCAGGCCCTCCAGCATAGTGTGATTAAATCTACAGCAAACACTCATCAATGATTTTCCTCACGGATTATTTCTTGCAATCACAAACGTCACTTTATAATACTGAAAAAGCGATTTCTATTGGGGGGAAAAGTTGCAGCAAAAAAGGGCCCTTTGTCTTAACAGTAAGCCTGTCAGGAAGCACATTTGTAGTAGAACAAATCTAAAAATTACCACATTTAATTGAAATCCTACATTTATCACAActtatgatatttttatagaaaaagtAACAATAGCACAATTATAAAGAGTACTTACATACATCTACAGGAAAAAGAAATGAGGTACACATTAATATGTTCATAGGAAGGTATGTTACTGTGTCAGCATAtcatttgtttttgcttttttttttacctattaATTTATCATAGAGTAAgttaattacaaaaatacaacccaatgtttattttttcccaCATAAAGTGTGAAGTAGCCCtgaatttacattatttagaAGAAAACATTGGGCAggatatgaaataaaatacaaataaatttgggGACTATATATAGCACACAACACTACAGCAAAGTTTTGGACTGTTTGGCCATTTCTTGCAAAAGCAGGCCTTTTTTGAGAGGTTGTGATTTGATTTGATCTAATTTGGAATATGAGCCTCTTGACTGCAGCAGTGGAGCGCTGAGTGAACGTTTAAAGAGCCTGAGGTAAGAAGTAAAATCTCACTCTGATAACCAAGTTCAACTCCCACACCAAACTGATGACAGAGGAGTTGGAGGAATAATGTAGTGATAGTCGGAGTGAGTGGCTTTGCTGTAATGTGCTGGCAGTAAGAGAGGGAGAGTACAGGcagtgtgtgtgcgagtgtgtgtttgtgtgaatgtctaAGGGTTGGTAGGGGCGCACATTTTGGCAAGCCTTCCTGGACACAAACTGAGCCAAAATTTAACTGATTCTCAGTACGAAATCTTTTCTGCTATTTGCATGTAATTTCAAAATTGCTGCTTAAATGCTGCATTTTGACATATTGAAGATAATCCCCcaatatgattaaaaaatttacataGTAAAGCAGTTTTATCATTATGAGTGTTTTGATTTTTCTCTGCTTAAATTATACCATAAATGAGCTCAcattttttatcttgttttaaatactattatcatgattaaaacaaaaaactgaataATACTGAATGACTAATACGAAGTGAAATAATATaatgaatacaaaaataacaatgtaaattatgaagaatgtttcatgtcaaataaaaaaataacaatagcaaaaaacaacattaataagtaataatgataaaaatatctaatataatctaactaatataaaaaataacactactAACAAAACACtaatcataaatattaatacaatgagaaaaaataataaaacacaaaaatgtaaaatgagaatttaaataatataatataattcaaataaaatagatCTAATTAATAGTaagaaatgcaaagaaaaactaataaataatactaactAATGCCAGAAAAGGTTCAAAATAGTTTCTGGAAGgttaaaacaaagattttttttttttttttggagtgacATTATTGTACTTGCCAAATGTTTTGGATATAAATGACCAATCatcaaatgaaaaattgaaGAGCTGTAATGTTTGCACATGTATATGTtagtgtctctgtgtgtgcaACATGAACACATATAGTGACTCACAGGCAATGTCGTTGAAGACGTATGATCCCACATAAGAGAAGACAAGCACTGAGATAGGCAGAGCACAGTCGGACAGAATCTCTCTCATCTTCACATGCAGAAACGGACTGCCAGGAGAAATGAAAGATGGGGGTGTCAAAACAGTCTTCTATCACTCTTTAAAATCcccatcagtgtgtgtgtgtgtgtgtgtgtgtgtgagacagggAGAGCTCCTCACCTCCTCCTGAACTGGTACAGTGTGTACCCCACCCACAGTGTGCCTAGCATGAGGAGCACAAAGAGAAGAGGCCGTGCCCGCGTGCACAGAATGAAGGATTCTGGGAGGGTCACGGGCCCTGTCTCTGTCAGGTTCAGTTCCCCTAAATGTAAACTTCCACTGATGCGATTCAGCTCTGCCGCACTCCCATTGGCCAAAGTGGGAGCATGATAGTACTCATGAAAGACTGTAAAAGAGATATCAACATAAGGTCACAATTTATATACTGAATGTACAGTACACAGTATGTCAAAAATCAGAGTTTACTATATGCATtgtgtaaatgtttttcaaTCATCAATATGAACAACTTTCAaagcataacatttttttttctgtgccaCGTCTTAAATTATTTCAAGTATTGATGGAAAAACACAATTGGCTCAAGTAAAATTATTGATACAGTTGCCAAACATTGTGAGGATCACTattaaaaatactttcaaactactaaatttcataaattaaaaaaaaacaaaaaaaattaaatatcagttatttgttttattattattttattttctctttctaaGATAAACAATCTTTTCCATTGtactgattaaaaaatacagtatatatatactgtaagtcTAAAATTCATGTTTACCGCATGTAATGTGTAGAAGTATTGAAAGTGACAGACTTTTAAAgtgtaacatttttattgaagAATTGGTTTGAACAATCATGATTATTGATGGAATTTTGTAGAATCTTGTTTACTGCAAATAGCATCAACCAATGCAACAATTGCATTTTTGGCAATGCAACAATTCATATAACTGGCAAATGtaatggtttctacaaaaaaatgtttttatttatttataattgtaataatacaaaatattaattattattattattattattattttcaactgTACTGGTAAGACTGCTTATAAAGTACAGTCTAAAACCATCTTTTATGTTTGTTGTGTGTAAACGTTTTGAAGTCGTCAGCATGAGTGGCTTCCAAAGCGTAACATTTTTCCTGCGCCACATCTTTATTGAATAATTGGTTTAAACGATCACGATTATTGGCGGAATTTTTGTGGAATCTTGTTTACTGCCAATAACATCAACCATTGCTTTCTGCTGATAACACATGCGCATTGTTTCGGTTCATGCACATTTTTGGGATGTCTTTCTTGAACGGCCTGTTTCACATCACAGCAGAGCATTTCAAAGGAAGTGGGGTCAGGACTCTAATTTGGCCATTGTGAAGTGCTGAATTTCTTTTGTTTGAAGCGTTCTGTTGTTGATTTACTcctgtgttttggatcattgtcatgTTGAATGACCCAACTTCTTTTGAGTTTCAGATCACAAACAGACGCTCTGACATTCTGCTCCTGATATAACTAAGAATTCGTTGTTCCCTCAGTGACTCCAAGCCGTCCAGGCCCTGAGGCAGCAAAACAGCCCCATATCATTACACTCGCCCCACAATCCTTCACAGCCGCAATGATGTTTTGGCAATGGTATGGAgagttttgtgttattttaggtatatggaaaaaatttaaattaatagtcTGTCTTGGGGTGGGGGATGATTCAGAACACCTCATGTCTGATCTTGCCTCATAACCAACTCTCACAAGTGCAAATGACACCACTATCATAATGCATTATGTTGGCCACTACtaaaaaaaagcaatttgttttgtttaaatgattaattttatattaacacgtttaatcatttaatttaagttttaattgttattattattttttccatcaTTACCATCATTACCGTTTTTAACAGAacagttatttttctttatgtGTCTATTGGAATATGTGACCTTATTGCATATGTGGCAATTTAAAAAGCAATTCAAAAATAATCACATTATCTTACTTTAATTTTGTGGTGCATTACTGATTAAATAGGTTAGTAATTAACcatttgtacagtatatatttatttattagctaCATCTCTGGTTCAGTGTCACTTCTTTAGAGGTGCAATGATTTTTCCTTGAAACTGGTACAGTATTTGTAGCACGGCAGTTTTTAGGGAAcgcttgtttttattttacaggcAAGTGACacttgttttctatttattgAAGCTGTTTCAGCACACATCAGACTGGCTTCATCTTCTAGAAAACACAGCAATGGTGCTGAACTGATGGTGCTAATCTGCCTGACTGGAGGCATAAATCTTCCGAAATCCTTTGCAAACATTGAGTTTTATGAGTTCTTCTTTTGAGGTTTCCTGAAGTCCCTTTTGATCAGTCTAGATTGCTCTTGAGCACAATTGTTTGCTGAGGAGCAACTAACATGCTGCTTTCCATTCAGGATGGCAGGTCAAACCCACAGCTGAGTccaattacctttttttcaaAAGGTCATTATAGTAGAGGTTATCTTGATTGTTTAACACATTTGTCCAATAAAGACACGGCACTGCAAAATGGTTTGTGTCTGTGGTTCTAAATAAGGCCAGTCACAAGGGGAATCTGTCACCTAAAAATATTATTCAGCAACTGTAAGGTTTTAAGTATTTGAAACATTAGCCCCTTTGACACAGCAATACCAgtaaattgctgtaaaatgaaCAGAACGACTTTACCggtaaatacaaaaatgcactgttgtacaaatgtacaaatgtacaatgtaaaaacatgtatctacacaataagtgcattgtatcaaatgattaatttaaatgcaagtacatagaagttaaggccacctaataaaAAAGTGGGACCAATTGATCAATATTATCAGTAAAGAAATGTAcattattacaaaagatttttatttaaaataaatgttcttcttttgaactttctattcatcaaagaatcctgaaataaatgtatcatggtgtccaccaaaatattaaatggcataactgttttcaacagtgaTAAAATGTTTCTTGGAATCAGCAAATTGGCCatatgcatgtaaaattagagacgCAACAGTATATCTATTTTAACTGAAAGCACTGCCCTCTCTGCCACTCACTGAACAGAGCAGCCACAGAGGGAGAAGTGTGTGCACGCTGGGAAAGCAAGACCTCACGCTCGTGCGGCAGTACCGGCGAGtctcagaaactaaataaggtttTTCCAAGAAGTCGCTGGATTTGTCACTAGGCattttttggaagaaaaaaagagtCACTGGAGGGTCTCAAAAGTCACTAAATCTAGCGACAAAGCAGATAAcgactgctaaaaattcagctttgccatcacaggaataaattacatttaaaatgaaaatagaaaatagttaatGATGGTTCTATGCATCAATTCAGGATCTGATGAAGGCAGGTCTGAATGCAAGCTTGCAGTCGATTGTAAAAAATGATTGGATAAATGTGACAGCATCTTTCCATTATCACTAAACAGCCTCATGTGTTAAATGAGCTGTATCGTTTTTCCTGGGCAGCAACAATGAAAATCTTGATTTTACAGCGTAACAACTAGCCCAAGTCTCCCCAGTATTTCTTATTAAGATCAGACTGTAATCTAAGAATCATTCAGTTCAGAAATCCAGATTGTTTAAAGGGTTTggttgtgtatatacagtatgtgtgtatgtagcACTCACTCTTGACGGTGCCCTTAACTGCATCTGCTACAAAAGCAATGGAAATGAACAAAGCTATCACCTCCTCTATTGACCTGTGGGTcaaaaacaagaacaacaaaaacatatcAGTATTCAAGCAGTGGCATCTGCCAAATTATCTATAtttgtaggtgtgtgtgtgtgtgtgtgtgtgtgtgtgtactggtatgtATGGTtcatgaggacacaaatgtgtataataacatgggtactacaacgtgAACATGGTTTAtggtaaaacaaaaggcttaaaaaaaacatacaaaacggtgttttatgaaattcaaaaattgccagtagtttcctgtaaggggtagggttggtgtagggcaatagcacatacagtttgtacggtataaaaaccattacgcctatggagagtccccataaaccacaaatgacagactgtatgtgtgtgtgtgtgtgtgtgtgcgtctgacCTCTTGAAAAGCTTAACAAGCAGGCTAAGGTTGAAGACTCCTCCCATGATGAGGAAGAGGCTGTTCCATAGGCCAATACATGCATAAAATGCTGCAAAGTCCAGATCATAATCATCACAGATCCCCCTAATCACTGCAGCCACATAGAGACAAACACACAGAAGCAAAACACAACATCCAGATCATTAGGAGCGAACAAAAATGCAATCAACTCAAATCTCATAATGACACGGGATTATAACGCACAGTAAATGTCCATCGTTTGATGTTTAAAGAACTGCTCCCAAACATTTAAAGAATTCCTGCTGTTATTCCCATGAGAAACCACAAGACAAGATCTTTGATTGGGAAGGATCATTATTATAGATGGATGTGGCGGTTTTGTCCTCCTCTGTGCATTTTAATCCAAAtagaatttcattttaatacagCGAAACCATTTTTCAGGGCAACCCTCCCACTGGTAACAGTGTGTGACTGCAGCCGCAGGAATGAGCTTTAGGAGGAAATCTCCTCTCAGCCAGGGCAAACATCAAACTTCACCCAAACAAATGGCGGCCATATCGGACTCCCATCCTGCTGTTTGTGAGATTAAGAGTCTTGTTCCACCTCATCCTGTGGTTAGCAGAGCTCTCTAAACACTCAACGTCAAAGTATTCAACAAACAATGAGTGCTCATCTAAACACACCACAAAAACGAAGCACGGTTCAGGACCAGACTGCAAACGAGAGCCAAGGTATGCGTGTATGTGAACATGCATCTATTGTTGCACATGGAGGCATGTATGTACATACCGCTGATGAAAATAGCGATGGGCGCTGTGGTCAGTGGAATGACGAGAGGAGAGCCAGCACACAACGAGTAGATGATTCCACCTATACTCTGCCCAATGATCGTCTTCTGAACATCTAATCAAGGGAGAAAACAactcagtctgtgtgtgtgtgcgaaaaCACGGTGTGTGAAGAGCGTAtacgtgtctgtgtgtgagtaaTCACCAATCTCGCCCCGAGTGCTCTCGTCGTTGAGTGAGCCAAAAGCAATGGCGGGAAGCAGCACAGCGATGTAGAGGAAGATGGACGTCGTCATGAACTTGACCAGGGCTTTGTTATTACCCACTaatcctgaaacacacacatttatagaAAACGCACATAAATATTACAGCTGCCAAAGTGAAGTCCTGAGATTAACATGTTTAATGGCATGTAATGTCATATAATTAATCCACATTCTATGTATTTATAGCtgttaacatataaaataaacattattagagCTATATTCACTTATAgcataaaacaataaacaatctCAATCAGAGTGAAGCATAAAGTATATACActccatttaaaagtttggagttggtatgatttttttatgattttgaaagaagtcttatgcttaccaagactggatttatttgataaaaataatattgtgtaacattattacaatttaaaataactgttttctgttttaattttaaaatgtaatttattaacatcattgcttcagtgtcacacgatccttcagaaatcatttaattaaatgctgatttattgctcaagaaacatttatatttattatctatgttgaaaacagtttttcaacagttttttttatttttgtggaaacagttttttttttttcaagattctttgatgaagtGAAGAACATGTCTTCGCTGTCATTACTTTCTTATAATGTAACCTTGTAAAATAAAGTACTAATACcctaatataaaaaatactgcctccaaacttttgaatgttagtgtaaagaaattataattataaccagaaatgtatcatttatatataaatggaatgtgtatatatatatatatatatatatatatatatatatatatatatatatatatacagaatataTAACTGGAATATTTCactgcaaaacagaaaaatcatattaatcaccaaaatgaatcagactttttaatgcaataaGAGAAATAGAGAGGAGAGCTCAGAAGAGCATATCTGATTATTTCCTCAGACTGCTCAGCTGTACTGTACAGTATATCTCTGTGAGGAACATAAAGTGACATAAAACACAGAAATACAGCATTTTGTCATTCTGTTTGTTCCTGGTCCTGTTTGTTACTGGACAAGCTCTTGTGAAATCATCTGAACTACTGTCACATCTTTAAATATAGCTAAGGATGTTAATAAGACCATTGGAGGACCATATATCCTTTTTGAAAacgcaaaaaataaaacataataatttcCAGAACATCTGCAAAATTTGATCCTTTAcgttaaaaacatttgtaagtTTATGCTTGACACACCATCAGTGAAGTCAGACGGGTAGAGAGGCAGTCGGCGACACAGATCCTCATAGATTCCTCTGCCCACTCTGAAAAAATCTCTACACTACAcacatacagagagagagagagagagagagaggattactcacacacacatgtacatacATCTACATATATAAAagtcaaaacatttaaatacatttactgcAATACTGCAGCAGGAGAGGCACAGGattaaagcacacacacaccaattAAACATCATACACACCAAATCCTGCCGAATCAcagcaaatacacacacaaaagcacatacacactcacacaacaCTTTACACTGCAAGGGAAGAGATACTGTGTTAaagcagacaaacacacacagacacacacactctcttactTAAatcctcacacacagacacacacacagaagctCAGTGTAATCGCACTCACACAGGGCCCCCTGcacagcagagagagagacacaagATGAGAGAACACAGATTCTGCAGactagagagagagacagcccAGTGTTAGAACAGCATTAGTACAATGCAAGAGCATTACAACTACATCAGCAAAGCACAGTCAAGACACCTGTTACATTACTCTAAATATCCATTAATGTAGCATCAGAAAACATCTGACACGTGCATTTCAGAGAACTGCATTAGACTGGCTTaagaattttataaataaaaagccCCCATAAAATGTGTACACTTTTGTAATTGTGGATGTGTGTgagcatatatttttataattacatttttattatattttaaaaagctttttatcttttttttatttttttacttgtgTGTATTAGTGTTTTGGGCATCAGTATGAcactatatttttttcattaacacTATGCTTTAATTGTGAGTTTGCAGTCTGAATTGAATATGATGAGAAAGACCAGAATActacaaaataatacaaagtCAATAAATAGAAATCCTATCTTTGGATTGCATTCATTGGCTGCATATAAACTCAAATCTACAGCATAACCAATGTGTTTCATCTCACAACTTTGATAAACCAGTTATTTTAATGAACTGGTTAAAAAGACAAATTACTCAAATCAAAATCTTTCTAAGCAGATACTGAATTAATTTCTCACTTgatgtttaaaataactgttttctatttatatattcctgtgatagcaaagctgaattttcagcatcattactccagtcttcagtgtcacatgatccttcagaaatcattctaatatgcttcttaatattttttagagACTTCGATACTGATGAATAgacatttgaaatagaaaccttttgtaatattataaatatctttgcagtcaattttgattgatttaatgcatccttgctaaataaaagtattaatttctaaaaaaaaaaaaaaaaaaacatactgaccccaaacttaaaCTTTAAACAGTACTGTATAATTATTCTATTGTTCATTGGTAATTTATGTTTGATCaaaactttaatattaaaatgtattattaaatttataaattaaaataaataaatgatgtaaaATATCAATCATTTTTAGTTCATAATACCCAAtccattaactaatgttaacaatttGAACCTTATAgtataaaagaaacaaaaaaatactacaggatttttttaaacatgaagTTAGGACCAATTATGGTGAGGTTGGAAGCCCtggtgtgtatgtatgtgtgtctttGTCCCCAGACACAAATATAGAGTCTTGTTGAATTAATCAAATTTTAATAGGCTTTACAGGTCAGGATTTGGCAGCGGAGCAGTTTGTCCATCTCACATTAATGACCCACATTAGCCTCTTTTTGGCAGACAAGCTCGCTTTCTGTCAGTCAGAGAGAACCTTGTCTCAGGATATGTTTAAATAAGTCGTACAGCTTTAAGTGTTCATTACTGAGCCGCACTCATTCATCATGACAGCGTGTGTCTgatacagaaagagagagagaccttTCCTGGTGGTTTGCCAGAGATGAATAGCTTTTAGTGTGCACACGCGCAAGTGatcatgcacacatacacacacacacacacacacaaagtaatGATCCTCTCCACCTGGTTACCATTCCTCAGATGTGTGATGGAGTGAAAAacgcaaaaaaacaaaaacacaactatTTGGGCCTCCACTGTTGTCTTTACAGAGAAGAAAACAGAGGGCTTTTACAGGCGGCTAACCTCAGCCAGGGTGGTCTAATGCTCACATATGCCGAATCggactttgtgtgtgtgtgtgtgtgtgtgtcaaaccAGAGTAACAAACAAGATAAATTCTCATTAGCTGCTACATGCTCAGTAGAACTTAATCACTGGAGTGTAAGTCAAACAGCAAAAGGCGAAGGAAGAAAGAGAAAGCGACAGACAAGGACTGAAGAGAGAATAGAGGAAAACAATCGCATTAAAGCCATTAGAATTGAACCTTAAGCATCGACGCACACGCTGCGATGCGCACACACCTTCAGTGGTTTTTGACTGTGTGGGTCTGTCTCTTCGCCCTCCACAG encodes:
- the slc4a11 gene encoding sodium bicarbonate transporter-like protein 11 isoform X2, yielding MMEANKVLHFVPSEAPSSGMAKNGYFYQEMEQREREEQEEGSEEREEGQDSPIPSGDDIHLYGNQTHQGGTESDVHGCVLLNTSRRYVKLMNFEEEVRAHRDLDGFLERASILLHEDEASLDDVLKTMLRHVSQDPHTAEPSCNFEEIMSSLFTDAGSQEVNVHLLSETLQCVTATATGIQYQQSWLCILCNVKNLQRRHVCISRLDRPQNWGENCAEVRYVILILAPSKMKSTKTAMELGRTFASMFSDISFRQKLLESKTQEEFKEALLIQRYHLTAAKRKTTAVEGEETDPHSQKPLKSAESVFSHLVSLSLLCRGPCCRDFFRVGRGIYEDLCRRLPLYPSDFTDGLVGNNKALVKFMTTSIFLYIAVLLPAIAFGSLNDESTRGEIDVQKTIIGQSIGGIIYSLCAGSPLVIPLTTAPIAIFISVIRGICDDYDLDFAAFYACIGLWNSLFLIMGGVFNLSLLVKLFKRSIEEVIALFISIAFVADAVKGTVKIFHEYYHAPTLANGSAAELNRISGSLHLGELNLTETGPVTLPESFILCTRARPLLFVLLMLGTLWVGYTLYQFRRSPFLHVKMREILSDCALPISVLVFSYVGSYVFNDIALPVFNFHEGPVFQIAPLDKLSGASVLSAMGLGFLLFLLIFIDQNIVVSLTNAPENRLLKGTAYHWDLTLSGLINILMSVLGLPWMHAAFPHSTLHVRQLAIVEERVEGGHLYETIVSVKETRVTSLVANILIGVSLFLLPVPLQWIPKPVLYGLFLYIALTSIDGNQMCDRMALLLKEQTSYPPTHYIRKVPQRKIHYFTFLQMVQLLFLCAFGMYPLPYMKMIFPLLMFILIPIRNYLLPRIIEAKYLDIMDAQRM
- the slc4a11 gene encoding sodium bicarbonate transporter-like protein 11 isoform X5 translates to MAKNGYFYQEMEQREREEQEEGSEEREEGQDSPIPSGDDIHLYGNQTHQGGTESDVHGCVLLNTSRRYVKLMNFEEEVRAHRDLDGFLERASILLHEDEASLDDVLKTMLRHVSQDPHTAEPSCNFEEIMSSLFTDAGSQEVNVHLLSETLQCVTATATGIQYQQSWLCILCNVKNLQRRHVCISRLDRPQNWGENCAEVRYVILILAPSKMKSTKTAMELGRTFASMFSDISFRQKLLESKTQEEFKEALLIQRYHLTAAKRKTTAVEGEETDPHSQKPLKSAESVFSHLVSLSLLCRGPCCRDFFRVGRGIYEDLCRRLPLYPSDFTDGLVGNNKALVKFMTTSIFLYIAVLLPAIAFGSLNDESTRGEIDVQKTIIGQSIGGIIYSLCAGSPLVIPLTTAPIAIFISVIRGICDDYDLDFAAFYACIGLWNSLFLIMGGVFNLSLLVKLFKRSIEEVIALFISIAFVADAVKGTVKIFHEYYHAPTLANGSAAELNRISGSLHLGELNLTETGPVTLPESFILCTRARPLLFVLLMLGTLWVGYTLYQFRRSPFLHVKMREILSDCALPISVLVFSYVGSYVFNDIALPVFNFHEGPVFQIAPLDKLSGASVLSAMGLGFLLFLLIFIDQNIVVSLTNAPENRLLKGTAYHWDLTLSGLINILMSVLGLPWMHAAFPHSTLHVRQLAIVEERVEGGHLYETIVSVKETRVTSLVANILIGVSLFLLPVPLQWIPKPVLYGLFLYIALTSIDGNQMCDRMALLLKEQTSYPPTHYIRKVPQRKIHYFTFLQMVQLLFLCAFGMYPLPYMKMIFPLLMFILIPIRNYLLPRIIEAKYLDIMDAQRM